In a single window of the Candidatus Binataceae bacterium genome:
- a CDS encoding LLM class flavin-dependent oxidoreductase — MDERNLRSGVFLAPFHELEVNPTLALERDLELIELLDRLNYHEVWIGEHHSGGFEIIAAPDLIIAAAAARTRHIRLGTGVVSLPYHNPFILADRMVLLDHLTRGRAMFGVGPGALVHDAKKIGIAPGDQRRMMEEALEVIVALLRGESVSRKTDWFTLDQARLQLASYSRPHLEMAVAASRSPVGALASGKYGIGMLSIGGTSPQALERHAANWALYAQTARAHGHQPDRRNWRIVGMLHIAESREQAHANVSFGLEKFCRYFREIATFPILPPEVEDPSRFLVESGTACIGTPDDAIEYLERLFKGSGGFGVITELAHNWADWPATRRHYELMAQYVHPHFQGSREPRRDSYAFAVGHRDEFVSQASAAVQAEIDKLASRGRAQ, encoded by the coding sequence ATGGACGAGCGAAATTTACGCAGCGGCGTCTTTCTGGCGCCCTTCCACGAGCTCGAAGTTAACCCCACCCTGGCGCTGGAGCGCGACTTGGAGCTGATCGAGCTGCTGGATCGGTTGAACTATCACGAAGTCTGGATCGGCGAGCATCATTCCGGCGGTTTCGAGATCATCGCGGCGCCCGATCTGATAATTGCGGCCGCCGCTGCCCGCACTCGTCATATTCGCTTGGGTACAGGTGTCGTCTCCCTGCCTTATCACAACCCCTTTATCCTGGCGGACCGCATGGTCTTGCTCGATCATCTCACCCGCGGGCGGGCCATGTTCGGAGTGGGTCCCGGCGCGCTGGTGCATGACGCCAAGAAAATCGGCATCGCCCCGGGCGATCAACGGCGGATGATGGAAGAGGCGCTGGAAGTCATTGTGGCACTGCTGCGCGGCGAAAGTGTCAGCCGCAAGACCGATTGGTTCACGCTCGACCAGGCGCGGCTGCAACTTGCCAGCTATAGCCGTCCCCACCTGGAGATGGCGGTGGCGGCCTCGCGCTCGCCAGTGGGGGCCCTGGCGTCGGGCAAATACGGGATCGGCATGCTGTCGATCGGCGGGACCTCGCCGCAAGCGCTGGAGCGGCACGCCGCGAATTGGGCGCTCTACGCGCAGACCGCGCGCGCCCATGGCCATCAGCCCGATCGACGCAACTGGCGCATCGTCGGAATGCTGCACATCGCGGAGAGCCGCGAGCAGGCGCACGCCAATGTCAGCTTTGGTTTGGAGAAGTTTTGCCGTTATTTTCGCGAAATCGCCACTTTTCCCATCCTACCGCCTGAGGTGGAAGACCCCTCGCGATTCCTGGTAGAAAGCGGCACCGCATGTATCGGCACCCCCGACGACGCGATCGAATATCTGGAACGATTGTTCAAGGGCTCGGGCGGATTCGGAGTCATAACCGAGCTGGCGCACAACTGGGCGGACTGGCCTGCCACTCGCCGCCATTACGAGCTGATGGCGCAGTATGTCCATCCCCATTTTCAAGGCAGTCGCGAGCCCCGGCGCGACAGCTACGCCTTTGCGGTGGGCCATCGCGACGAATTCGTGAGTCAGGCCAGCGCCGCCGTTCAGGCAGAGATCGACAAACTGGCCAGCCGCGGCCGGGCGCAGTAA
- the ggt gene encoding gamma-glutamyltransferase, which yields MMESSQLQIAKTELHVENGCVVAAQPLAAQAGAQILADGGNAVDAAVATAFALAVVEPMMSGLGGGGALLVDLANGGGQHGIDFHPRAPMAASPSMFALDRARSSVGMYGWPAVVDDANLLGHRAAGVPGAVAGLCRALEKWGRLSLAQVMAPAIELAQEGFEPDWFLSAMVAADGREIRRWPALAQVFLPDGLPPPARIRSYLAAPRLRQPDLARTLHRIASQGAAEFYHGETAQLIVDEMARRGGLLGRADLAAYRPIEYDGLREVSYRQITISSIPSPNGATTMLQALNLLEGFDLAGEGFLSAAALHLIAEAQRLAFADRFAHLTDPAVAAVPLDGLLSKQYAAQRRRLIDPRRAAAHPMPGDPWPFDPHGGTLGANPSGREREGGHTTHLCVVDRERNMVSLTNTLLDLWGSHVMVERTGVLLNDAMAWFDPLPNRINSIASGKRPLWAGSPVLARRDNRPWLALGAPGGRRIISAVLQVLLNLIDYQRGPQDAVAAPRIHAEGATLELDSRLHAQAAAHLRALGHQVQQSEESFLVANFARPVAITIEPTHPQLRSGVDVLRPATAVGF from the coding sequence ATGATGGAAAGTAGTCAACTGCAAATCGCCAAAACCGAGTTGCATGTGGAAAACGGATGCGTGGTGGCGGCGCAGCCGCTGGCGGCCCAAGCCGGGGCCCAGATCCTGGCCGACGGCGGCAACGCGGTCGATGCCGCCGTCGCCACCGCCTTCGCCCTGGCCGTGGTCGAGCCGATGATGAGTGGGCTGGGCGGCGGCGGAGCGCTGCTGGTGGATCTGGCGAACGGGGGCGGCCAGCATGGAATCGATTTCCATCCGCGCGCGCCGATGGCCGCCTCGCCCAGCATGTTTGCACTCGATCGCGCCCGCAGTTCGGTAGGCATGTATGGTTGGCCGGCGGTGGTGGATGACGCCAACCTACTCGGCCATCGCGCCGCCGGCGTTCCCGGCGCGGTGGCGGGGTTGTGCCGCGCCTTGGAGAAATGGGGCCGGCTGAGTTTGGCCCAGGTCATGGCGCCGGCGATCGAACTGGCGCAAGAAGGTTTCGAGCCCGACTGGTTTCTAAGCGCGATGGTGGCCGCCGACGGCCGTGAAATTCGGCGTTGGCCCGCGCTGGCCCAGGTCTTTCTGCCCGACGGGTTGCCCCCGCCCGCCCGTATTCGCAGCTATTTGGCCGCGCCGCGCCTGCGCCAGCCGGACTTGGCGCGCACCCTGCACCGAATCGCCAGTCAGGGCGCGGCCGAGTTCTATCATGGCGAAACCGCTCAGCTCATCGTTGACGAGATGGCGCGCCGAGGCGGCCTGCTGGGTCGCGCCGACCTCGCCGCCTATCGCCCAATCGAGTACGACGGGCTGCGGGAAGTGAGCTATCGCCAGATAACTATTTCTTCGATCCCCAGTCCCAACGGCGCCACCACGATGCTGCAGGCGCTCAATCTGCTGGAGGGTTTCGATCTGGCTGGCGAAGGCTTTCTGAGCGCTGCCGCCTTGCATCTGATAGCCGAGGCGCAACGCCTGGCCTTCGCCGACCGGTTCGCCCATCTGACCGATCCCGCGGTTGCCGCGGTACCGCTTGATGGCTTGCTTTCCAAGCAGTACGCCGCCCAGCGCCGGCGGCTCATCGATCCCCGCCGCGCGGCCGCTCATCCCATGCCCGGCGATCCCTGGCCCTTCGACCCGCATGGCGGCACGCTTGGGGCCAACCCCAGCGGGCGCGAGCGCGAAGGCGGTCACACCACCCATCTGTGTGTCGTGGACCGCGAGCGAAACATGGTCTCGCTGACCAACACGCTACTGGATTTGTGGGGCAGCCATGTGATGGTGGAGCGCACCGGGGTCCTGCTCAACGACGCGATGGCGTGGTTCGATCCGCTACCCAATCGGATCAATTCGATTGCGTCGGGCAAGCGCCCGTTATGGGCGGGTAGCCCGGTGCTGGCACGACGCGACAATCGTCCCTGGTTGGCGCTGGGCGCGCCGGGTGGGCGCAGGATTATCTCCGCCGTGCTGCAGGTTTTGCTCAATCTGATAGATTACCAACGCGGGCCGCAGGATGCCGTAGCTGCGCCTCGTATCCATGCCGAAGGAGCGACGTTGGAGCTCGATTCGCGGCTGCACGCGCAGGCGGCTGCGCACCTGCGCGCGCTAGGCCACCAAGTTCAGCAGTCGGAGGAAAGCTTTCTGGTTGCGAACTTTGCGCGCCCAGTGGCCATTACAATCGAGCCGACCCACCCGCAGTTGCGCAGCGGTGTGGATGTCCTGCGCCCGGCCACCGCGGTCGGCTTCTGA
- a CDS encoding c-type cytochrome, whose product MRQLFAIGAAAILTSLALVPRARAQVSAGEADYRDHCAVCHGPTGAGDGQAVMVLTGMQPGDLSLLAKNNGGSFPTARVFAAVTGRDSIPAHHLGPGGMPLWEGDMRRAGGPSLTSPAAAQARAWDLVRYVQSLQR is encoded by the coding sequence ATGAGGCAGCTATTTGCAATCGGCGCGGCCGCCATCCTGACCTCGCTAGCGCTGGTCCCGCGGGCGCGCGCCCAGGTCTCCGCGGGCGAAGCCGACTATCGCGACCATTGCGCAGTTTGTCATGGACCCACGGGAGCCGGCGATGGGCAGGCGGTGATGGTCCTGACCGGAATGCAGCCGGGAGATCTCAGCCTCCTGGCCAAGAACAATGGCGGCTCGTTTCCCACCGCGCGCGTGTTTGCCGCGGTCACCGGCCGCGACTCAATTCCGGCCCATCATCTGGGGCCCGGTGGGATGCCGCTGTGGGAAGGCGATATGCGCCGCGCTGGCGGTCCCAGTCTGACCAGTCCCGCGGCCGCTCAAGCCCGCGCCTGGGATCTGGTGCGCTACGTGCAAAGCCTACAGCGCTAA
- a CDS encoding manganese efflux pump: MFLKLAILAVALGLDVWAVSAAVGVARPDPSHSLRLALLFATAEIAMMLGGYAVGQGVGHLLGQFAAYVGFALLALIGLLMMFQADAPRRLSLAGGAGIALTALSISLDSLGVGFALPAAGVSMPALVATVAVSTVSSTFMGLALGARLGKRYGSVTEVIAGALLVILAVVFALERWHGGRL, from the coding sequence ATGTTCCTGAAGCTGGCGATCCTGGCGGTGGCCCTGGGCTTGGACGTGTGGGCGGTGTCGGCCGCCGTTGGAGTAGCGCGCCCTGACCCCAGCCACAGCCTGCGGCTGGCGCTGCTATTTGCCACGGCGGAAATCGCCATGATGCTGGGCGGCTACGCCGTGGGACAAGGCGTAGGCCATCTGCTGGGCCAATTCGCCGCCTACGTTGGCTTTGCCCTACTGGCGCTGATCGGATTGTTGATGATGTTTCAGGCTGATGCCCCACGCCGCTTGTCGCTGGCGGGCGGGGCTGGGATAGCGCTCACCGCGCTTTCGATAAGTCTGGACTCGCTGGGTGTGGGTTTTGCGCTGCCCGCCGCTGGAGTATCGATGCCGGCGCTGGTCGCAACTGTGGCCGTGAGCACGGTATCGTCCACCTTTATGGGACTGGCCCTGGGCGCGCGCTTGGGTAAGCGCTACGGCTCAGTCACCGAAGTCATCGCTGGCGCGCTGCTGGTGATCCTGGCGGTGGTCTTCGCGCTAGAGCGCTGGCACGGAGGGCGCTTGTAA
- a CDS encoding YkvA family protein, with protein sequence MSHWMIVTLVALVSLWATAGLAAWLLKPRDLSLGQALTLMPDTLRLLYRLAGDRSLSRGSRMAVCGAGFYIAAAPVNIIPDFIPILGCADDILVVLVVLRLVADRSGRERLARHWPGSPQGLAILMRGLGRAGLAAVARDREGQFTASAACTRSEGQPQVES encoded by the coding sequence ATGAGCCATTGGATGATTGTGACGCTGGTGGCCTTGGTATCGCTCTGGGCAACCGCGGGGCTCGCGGCCTGGCTGCTCAAGCCGCGCGATTTGTCGCTGGGCCAAGCCTTGACTTTGATGCCCGATACCTTGCGCTTGCTTTATCGGCTGGCGGGCGATCGCAGCCTTTCGCGCGGCTCTCGAATGGCGGTTTGTGGAGCGGGCTTCTACATCGCCGCGGCGCCCGTCAATATCATTCCGGATTTTATCCCGATCCTTGGCTGCGCCGACGATATCCTGGTCGTCTTGGTGGTGCTGCGCTTGGTCGCCGACCGCAGCGGCCGCGAGCGTTTGGCCAGACATTGGCCCGGTTCGCCTCAGGGCTTGGCGATCCTGATGCGCGGGTTGGGACGCGCGGGTCTGGCGGCGGTGGCGCGGGATCGCGAGGGGCAATTTACGGCCTCGGCCGCTTGCACGAGAAGCGAAGGGCAACCACAAGTCGAGTCGTAA
- a CDS encoding HAD-IC family P-type ATPase translates to MLGSENGPSGHLHGANSAPPPPPAGEQGFSTLLLAVEGELIALLLYSDQIRPESAGVIGALRQRGVRELVMLTGDNQAAARAVANQLGITHFRAEVLPQEKVAVVKELRGRGRTVAMVGDGINDAAALALADVGIAMKNGADITHQTANVVLMHDDLSKLLLALDLSHQAINLVHQNYALVAGLNAVAMALSVVGGVLSPELTALLSNGSAVAASLNGLRPVLRV, encoded by the coding sequence GTGCTGGGGTCTGAAAACGGACCAAGCGGCCATCTTCATGGCGCCAACAGCGCGCCGCCGCCGCCGCCGGCAGGTGAGCAGGGGTTTTCCACGCTATTACTGGCGGTGGAGGGCGAGCTGATCGCCTTGCTGCTATACTCCGATCAGATTCGCCCGGAATCGGCCGGCGTCATCGGCGCTTTGCGCCAACGCGGAGTGCGCGAGCTGGTGATGCTCACCGGAGACAACCAGGCCGCCGCGCGGGCGGTTGCCAACCAACTGGGCATCACGCATTTTCGCGCCGAGGTGCTGCCGCAGGAGAAGGTCGCGGTGGTCAAGGAACTGCGCGGGCGTGGACGAACGGTGGCGATGGTCGGTGACGGCATCAACGACGCTGCCGCGTTGGCTCTGGCCGACGTCGGCATTGCGATGAAAAATGGCGCCGATATTACTCATCAAACCGCCAACGTGGTCCTGATGCATGATGATCTGTCCAAGCTGCTGCTCGCCCTTGACCTATCCCATCAGGCCATCAACCTGGTCCATCAAAACTATGCGCTCGTGGCTGGCCTCAACGCAGTGGCGATGGCACTGTCGGTGGTGGGCGGGGTGCTTTCGCCCGAACTAACCGCGCTTTTGAGCAACGGTTCCGCAGTCGCCGCTAGTCTCAACGGCTTGCGCCCGGTGCTGCGGGTGTGA